A genomic region of Antennarius striatus isolate MH-2024 chromosome 2, ASM4005453v1, whole genome shotgun sequence contains the following coding sequences:
- the rbbp8l gene encoding RBBP8 N-terminal-like protein isoform X3, with protein MDCFNNLLLKLREVHEREVEGWQMKIQELSNKKGCETKRMEELFTKNQQMKEQQKLLTENIKTLENRLRAGLCDRCTVTQEVAKRRQQEFDASQLQSLQHLSLMAGEMNNLKKENKRLRDELKLIKAALQGHNDRPSNNSATTEVQSNSSPDLSPSCKPVPLISMATSTANNQPADGDVVVKTESDQRSEHTEHRPWSSMNRGHYDLYKPLSTLASSSPWKTEHNGTRVGERSGEVNLSRHVVHAPVPCRPQPVKSSPVALPWQSSPAANLVLQPSPKPNQLRFPNLITAGQHCGPRRQNFGSVWHKQSSPKLNATEPTVLFRLRGLSEHVENQTNSQEKPEITPSKAERISGEGLREVYDGPLDLSDRGKSNSSQSPKDYSNLALKGAEGVQNSHEKDLKTNPSAHGPSSSPHCVKEQEEEDQDPNSDLKHKANNEQEEEVNGKTDQSSEKKVPVLTISLRPVVVLETLNSALQKQESISSNEKSLPSAEALSSGEEQDKRDHMSGQDNNQSYKRKRTFEQEETDRETDNIQDRKIKITMRTEENSPSLH; from the exons ATGGATTGCTTCAACAACCTACTTCTTAAACTGCGAGAGGTCCATGAGCGAGAAGTAGAGG GGTGGCAGATGAAAATCCAAGAGCTGTCCAATAAGAAAGGCTG tGAAACAAAGCGAATGGAGGAACTGTTCACCAAGAACCAGCAGATGAAAGAACAGCAGAAGTTACTGACGGAGAACATAAAGACGCTGGAGAACAG GTTGAGGGCTGGACTGTGTGACCGATGTACCGTAACTCAGGAGGTCGCGAAGAGACGACAGCAGGAGTTTGACGCCTCACAGCTGCAGAGCCTCCAGCACCTCTCCTTAATGG CTGGAGAAATGAATAACCTGAAAAAGGAGAACAAGAGACTTCGAGATGAGCTCAAACTGATTAAAGCAGCACTCCA AGGTCACAACGACCGCCCCTCCAACAACAGCGCCACCACAGAGGTCCAATCAAACAGCTCCCCTGACCTTTCACCTTCCTGCAAACCTGTGCCGCtcatttccatggcaaccagcACAGCCAATAACCAGCCAGCAGATGGTGATGTTGTAGTGAAAACTGAGTCAGACCAAAGAAGCGAAC ACACTGAACACAGACCATGGAGCAGCATGAACAGAGGCCACTAT gacttatataaaCCCCTCTCTACTcttgcatcatcatcaccctgGAAGACAGAACATAATGGAACCCGCGTTGGAGAAAGGAG TGGAGAAGTAAACCTCAGCCGACATGTTGTCCATGCTCCGGTTCCCTGCCGTCCTCAACCAGTCAAGTCCAGTCCTGTTGCTCTTCCATGGCAATCCTCTCCAGCAGCCAACCTTGTGTTGCAACCATCTCCTAAACCAAACCAGCTACGCTTTCCCAACCTCATCACAGCTGGCCAACATTGTGGCCCTCGAAGGCAAAATTTTGGATCCGTATGGCACAAGCAGAGTTCCCCTAAGCTCAATGCCACAGAGCCAACTGTCCTGTTCAGGTTAAGGGGTCTGTCAGAGCATGTGGAGAATCAAACCAACTCCCAGGAGAAACCTGAAATCACCCCATCCAAAGCTGAGAGGATCTCCGGAGAAGGACTTCGAGAAGTTTACGATGGACCTCTGGATCTGTCAGATCGGGGAAAGTCCAATTCCAGCCAGTCCCCAAAAGATTATTCAAACTTAGCCTTAAAAGGTGCAGAAGGGGTACAGAATAGTCATGAGAAGGACCTGAAGACAAATCCATCTGCACATGggccatcatcatcacctcattGTGTCaaagaacaggaagaggaagaccaagacCCCAACAGTGACCTTAAGCACAag GCAAACaatgagcaggaggaggaagtgaatgGAAAGACAGACCAAAGCAGCGAGAAGAAGGTTCCTGTCCTGACTATATCTTTACGCCCAG TAGTAGTGCTGGAGACTCTGAATTCCGCTCTGCAAAAGCAAGAGTCTATATCCTCAAATGAGAAG TCATTGCCATCAGCTGAGGCTCTAAGCAGCGGGGAAGAGCAGGACAAAAGGGACCACATGTCAGGGCAGGACAACAACCAGAGctacaagaggaagaggacgtTTGAGCAGGAAGAGACggacagggagacagaca ACATCCAGGACAGGAAGATCAAGATCACAATGCGAACTGAGGAGAACAGCCCAAGTCTGCATTAA
- the rbbp8l gene encoding RBBP8 N-terminal-like protein isoform X2 — MDCFNNLLLKLREVHEREVEGWQMKIQELSNKKGCETKRMEELFTKNQQMKEQQKLLTENIKTLENRLRAGLCDRCTVTQEVAKRRQQEFDASQLQSLQHLSLMAGEMNNLKKENKRLRDELKLIKAALQGHNDRPSNNSATTEVQSNSSPDLSPSCKPVPLISMATSTANNQPADGDVVVKTESDQRSEHTEHRPWSSMNRGHYDLYKPLSTLASSSPWKTEHNGTRVGERRSQTFEGLDHQPSIPPQALLLMTSPSSASGEVNLSRHVVHAPVPCRPQPVKSSPVALPWQSSPAANLVLQPSPKPNQLRFPNLITAGQHCGPRRQNFGSVWHKQSSPKLNATEPTVLFRLRGLSEHVENQTNSQEKPEITPSKAERISGEGLREVYDGPLDLSDRGKSNSSQSPKDYSNLALKGAEGVQNSHEKDLKTNPSAHGPSSSPHCVKEQEEEDQDPNSDLKHKANNEQEEEVNGKTDQSSEKKVPVLTISLRPVVLETLNSALQKQESISSNEKSLPSAEALSSGEEQDKRDHMSGQDNNQSYKRKRTFEQEETDRETDNIQDRKIKITMRTEENSPSLH; from the exons ATGGATTGCTTCAACAACCTACTTCTTAAACTGCGAGAGGTCCATGAGCGAGAAGTAGAGG GGTGGCAGATGAAAATCCAAGAGCTGTCCAATAAGAAAGGCTG tGAAACAAAGCGAATGGAGGAACTGTTCACCAAGAACCAGCAGATGAAAGAACAGCAGAAGTTACTGACGGAGAACATAAAGACGCTGGAGAACAG GTTGAGGGCTGGACTGTGTGACCGATGTACCGTAACTCAGGAGGTCGCGAAGAGACGACAGCAGGAGTTTGACGCCTCACAGCTGCAGAGCCTCCAGCACCTCTCCTTAATGG CTGGAGAAATGAATAACCTGAAAAAGGAGAACAAGAGACTTCGAGATGAGCTCAAACTGATTAAAGCAGCACTCCA AGGTCACAACGACCGCCCCTCCAACAACAGCGCCACCACAGAGGTCCAATCAAACAGCTCCCCTGACCTTTCACCTTCCTGCAAACCTGTGCCGCtcatttccatggcaaccagcACAGCCAATAACCAGCCAGCAGATGGTGATGTTGTAGTGAAAACTGAGTCAGACCAAAGAAGCGAAC ACACTGAACACAGACCATGGAGCAGCATGAACAGAGGCCACTAT gacttatataaaCCCCTCTCTACTcttgcatcatcatcaccctgGAAGACAGAACATAATGGAACCCGCGTTGGAGAAAGGAG ATCTCAAACTTTTGAGGGACTGGACCATCAACCATCCATCCCTCCTCAAGCGCTTCTTCTTATGACGTCTCCTTCATCTGCCAGTGGAGAAGTAAACCTCAGCCGACATGTTGTCCATGCTCCGGTTCCCTGCCGTCCTCAACCAGTCAAGTCCAGTCCTGTTGCTCTTCCATGGCAATCCTCTCCAGCAGCCAACCTTGTGTTGCAACCATCTCCTAAACCAAACCAGCTACGCTTTCCCAACCTCATCACAGCTGGCCAACATTGTGGCCCTCGAAGGCAAAATTTTGGATCCGTATGGCACAAGCAGAGTTCCCCTAAGCTCAATGCCACAGAGCCAACTGTCCTGTTCAGGTTAAGGGGTCTGTCAGAGCATGTGGAGAATCAAACCAACTCCCAGGAGAAACCTGAAATCACCCCATCCAAAGCTGAGAGGATCTCCGGAGAAGGACTTCGAGAAGTTTACGATGGACCTCTGGATCTGTCAGATCGGGGAAAGTCCAATTCCAGCCAGTCCCCAAAAGATTATTCAAACTTAGCCTTAAAAGGTGCAGAAGGGGTACAGAATAGTCATGAGAAGGACCTGAAGACAAATCCATCTGCACATGggccatcatcatcacctcattGTGTCaaagaacaggaagaggaagaccaagacCCCAACAGTGACCTTAAGCACAag GCAAACaatgagcaggaggaggaagtgaatgGAAAGACAGACCAAAGCAGCGAGAAGAAGGTTCCTGTCCTGACTATATCTTTACGCCCAG TAGTGCTGGAGACTCTGAATTCCGCTCTGCAAAAGCAAGAGTCTATATCCTCAAATGAGAAG TCATTGCCATCAGCTGAGGCTCTAAGCAGCGGGGAAGAGCAGGACAAAAGGGACCACATGTCAGGGCAGGACAACAACCAGAGctacaagaggaagaggacgtTTGAGCAGGAAGAGACggacagggagacagaca ACATCCAGGACAGGAAGATCAAGATCACAATGCGAACTGAGGAGAACAGCCCAAGTCTGCATTAA
- the rbbp8l gene encoding RBBP8 N-terminal-like protein isoform X1: MDCFNNLLLKLREVHEREVEGWQMKIQELSNKKGCETKRMEELFTKNQQMKEQQKLLTENIKTLENRLRAGLCDRCTVTQEVAKRRQQEFDASQLQSLQHLSLMAGEMNNLKKENKRLRDELKLIKAALQGHNDRPSNNSATTEVQSNSSPDLSPSCKPVPLISMATSTANNQPADGDVVVKTESDQRSEHTEHRPWSSMNRGHYDLYKPLSTLASSSPWKTEHNGTRVGERRSQTFEGLDHQPSIPPQALLLMTSPSSASGEVNLSRHVVHAPVPCRPQPVKSSPVALPWQSSPAANLVLQPSPKPNQLRFPNLITAGQHCGPRRQNFGSVWHKQSSPKLNATEPTVLFRLRGLSEHVENQTNSQEKPEITPSKAERISGEGLREVYDGPLDLSDRGKSNSSQSPKDYSNLALKGAEGVQNSHEKDLKTNPSAHGPSSSPHCVKEQEEEDQDPNSDLKHKANNEQEEEVNGKTDQSSEKKVPVLTISLRPVVVLETLNSALQKQESISSNEKSLPSAEALSSGEEQDKRDHMSGQDNNQSYKRKRTFEQEETDRETDNIQDRKIKITMRTEENSPSLH; encoded by the exons ATGGATTGCTTCAACAACCTACTTCTTAAACTGCGAGAGGTCCATGAGCGAGAAGTAGAGG GGTGGCAGATGAAAATCCAAGAGCTGTCCAATAAGAAAGGCTG tGAAACAAAGCGAATGGAGGAACTGTTCACCAAGAACCAGCAGATGAAAGAACAGCAGAAGTTACTGACGGAGAACATAAAGACGCTGGAGAACAG GTTGAGGGCTGGACTGTGTGACCGATGTACCGTAACTCAGGAGGTCGCGAAGAGACGACAGCAGGAGTTTGACGCCTCACAGCTGCAGAGCCTCCAGCACCTCTCCTTAATGG CTGGAGAAATGAATAACCTGAAAAAGGAGAACAAGAGACTTCGAGATGAGCTCAAACTGATTAAAGCAGCACTCCA AGGTCACAACGACCGCCCCTCCAACAACAGCGCCACCACAGAGGTCCAATCAAACAGCTCCCCTGACCTTTCACCTTCCTGCAAACCTGTGCCGCtcatttccatggcaaccagcACAGCCAATAACCAGCCAGCAGATGGTGATGTTGTAGTGAAAACTGAGTCAGACCAAAGAAGCGAAC ACACTGAACACAGACCATGGAGCAGCATGAACAGAGGCCACTAT gacttatataaaCCCCTCTCTACTcttgcatcatcatcaccctgGAAGACAGAACATAATGGAACCCGCGTTGGAGAAAGGAG ATCTCAAACTTTTGAGGGACTGGACCATCAACCATCCATCCCTCCTCAAGCGCTTCTTCTTATGACGTCTCCTTCATCTGCCAGTGGAGAAGTAAACCTCAGCCGACATGTTGTCCATGCTCCGGTTCCCTGCCGTCCTCAACCAGTCAAGTCCAGTCCTGTTGCTCTTCCATGGCAATCCTCTCCAGCAGCCAACCTTGTGTTGCAACCATCTCCTAAACCAAACCAGCTACGCTTTCCCAACCTCATCACAGCTGGCCAACATTGTGGCCCTCGAAGGCAAAATTTTGGATCCGTATGGCACAAGCAGAGTTCCCCTAAGCTCAATGCCACAGAGCCAACTGTCCTGTTCAGGTTAAGGGGTCTGTCAGAGCATGTGGAGAATCAAACCAACTCCCAGGAGAAACCTGAAATCACCCCATCCAAAGCTGAGAGGATCTCCGGAGAAGGACTTCGAGAAGTTTACGATGGACCTCTGGATCTGTCAGATCGGGGAAAGTCCAATTCCAGCCAGTCCCCAAAAGATTATTCAAACTTAGCCTTAAAAGGTGCAGAAGGGGTACAGAATAGTCATGAGAAGGACCTGAAGACAAATCCATCTGCACATGggccatcatcatcacctcattGTGTCaaagaacaggaagaggaagaccaagacCCCAACAGTGACCTTAAGCACAag GCAAACaatgagcaggaggaggaagtgaatgGAAAGACAGACCAAAGCAGCGAGAAGAAGGTTCCTGTCCTGACTATATCTTTACGCCCAG TAGTAGTGCTGGAGACTCTGAATTCCGCTCTGCAAAAGCAAGAGTCTATATCCTCAAATGAGAAG TCATTGCCATCAGCTGAGGCTCTAAGCAGCGGGGAAGAGCAGGACAAAAGGGACCACATGTCAGGGCAGGACAACAACCAGAGctacaagaggaagaggacgtTTGAGCAGGAAGAGACggacagggagacagaca ACATCCAGGACAGGAAGATCAAGATCACAATGCGAACTGAGGAGAACAGCCCAAGTCTGCATTAA